A stretch of the Streptomyces ortus genome encodes the following:
- a CDS encoding ATP-binding protein, which yields MRRDVEEPVRPRSDQVIGREELLGRARGQLSGGGSLLLHGPPGIGKSTVLRAITAEYAESARTVLRCSATESESHLPFLALVDLLGLVADEVADTLPAPQQAALEAALTGRAESSLHQDGLALRLAVLSVLRALAAKGPVLLVADDLQWLDAPSAELLAFAARRLGGMPVRMLGAVRTGTEPKEQEHDPYLRAYPPETLALRLSPLSRPQVSELLTARGYTGLRRSTLRDIHHTSGGNPLFALELGRALAESPTPPRPGEPLPVPTSLRALVLSRLELLSAEARQTLLVASAGARPTQSLLESAGRADAEAEIALAASLGLVAAQGPDGHGPDGQEGAVRFAHPLVSAALYAQATPQERRAAHAALSTAASEPIERARHLALATTGTDEQVAERLSEAAALARDRGAPSVAAQLGLLAARHTPADSRVGADERRLRSAEDALTSGEIDLAREVARDVLERAVDPAVRVRAWMVVIDSAGQAMADVEAVFPQALADAGEDPRLLALVRYQLAWRALLVEGAMGKGREEAARAARLAATAGDRSTELLALSFQAQMETLMGHPEAPATLEKALAEPQDLRVAVDHNGAGATRFRWLIMSDQLTDARVSITRLLGEVRRRGIVESEVHFLRGLAETELRAGHCGRALDLAHESLRLARDTGIGEAAGNMFTSLAEAAGGDVHRALVLAGDAVRRAEDDGDLIYLSRALGALGHAQLVAGDAVGTVRSLRRARESEQRLGISDPARGRWHGDLAEALVLVGEPAEAQDVITATREHAVRLRRASVLAVLDRAEALVKAATGQHEAAERQLTSAQDRLAQLGYGLEEARAAFALARLRAERSGRGSYDEAARLFRRCRAMPWLRQLDAVAAADSAPAASVSPGVSAPTAPESVLPHLDRLASTERQVAALVLEGATNREIAARLFISVKTVEATLTRVYRKLGIRSRVDIVRLAAGRHRGD from the coding sequence GTGCGACGGGATGTCGAGGAGCCTGTCAGACCCCGTTCCGACCAGGTCATCGGGCGGGAGGAGCTGCTCGGACGAGCACGCGGCCAGCTCTCCGGAGGAGGCAGCCTCCTCCTGCACGGTCCGCCCGGAATAGGAAAGTCGACCGTCCTGCGGGCAATCACTGCGGAATACGCCGAATCGGCCCGGACTGTGTTGCGCTGCTCCGCCACGGAGTCCGAATCTCATCTCCCGTTCCTGGCGCTGGTCGATCTGCTCGGCCTGGTCGCCGACGAGGTCGCGGACACGCTGCCCGCCCCGCAGCAGGCCGCGCTCGAAGCGGCTCTCACCGGGCGCGCGGAATCGTCTCTGCACCAGGACGGCCTGGCGCTGCGGCTCGCCGTCCTGTCGGTGCTGCGCGCGCTGGCGGCCAAGGGGCCCGTCCTCCTCGTCGCCGACGATCTGCAGTGGCTGGACGCGCCCAGCGCCGAACTGCTCGCGTTCGCCGCCCGGCGCCTCGGCGGTATGCCGGTACGGATGCTCGGCGCGGTGCGTACCGGAACGGAACCGAAGGAGCAGGAGCACGACCCGTATCTACGCGCGTATCCCCCGGAGACGCTTGCCCTGCGGCTGTCCCCGCTGTCCCGGCCGCAGGTCTCCGAGCTGCTGACCGCCCGCGGGTACACCGGTCTGCGCCGTTCGACCCTGCGGGACATCCACCACACCAGCGGCGGCAACCCGCTCTTCGCGCTGGAGCTGGGGCGCGCCCTGGCCGAGAGCCCGACACCGCCACGGCCCGGTGAGCCGCTGCCCGTGCCGACCTCGCTGCGCGCGCTCGTGCTCAGCCGGCTGGAGCTGCTGTCAGCCGAGGCCCGGCAGACGCTGCTGGTGGCGAGCGCCGGAGCTCGCCCCACCCAGTCGCTGCTGGAGTCCGCGGGCCGTGCGGACGCGGAGGCGGAGATCGCCCTGGCCGCCTCCCTCGGACTGGTGGCGGCCCAGGGTCCTGACGGCCACGGCCCGGACGGCCAGGAGGGCGCCGTGCGTTTCGCGCACCCCCTCGTCTCGGCCGCGCTGTACGCCCAGGCGACGCCCCAGGAACGGCGGGCCGCCCATGCCGCCCTGTCCACGGCCGCCTCCGAGCCGATCGAGCGGGCCCGGCATCTCGCGCTGGCCACCACGGGCACCGACGAGCAGGTCGCCGAACGGCTCTCCGAGGCTGCCGCCCTGGCCCGGGACCGCGGCGCGCCCTCGGTGGCGGCCCAGCTCGGGCTGCTCGCCGCCCGGCACACCCCCGCCGACAGCAGGGTCGGCGCCGACGAACGGCGGCTGCGCTCCGCCGAGGACGCGCTGACCTCCGGCGAGATCGACCTGGCCCGCGAGGTGGCCCGCGACGTCCTGGAACGGGCGGTGGACCCGGCCGTGCGGGTACGCGCCTGGATGGTCGTCATCGACTCGGCCGGGCAGGCGATGGCCGACGTCGAGGCGGTGTTCCCGCAGGCGCTCGCGGACGCGGGCGAGGATCCACGGCTGCTGGCACTGGTCCGCTACCAACTGGCCTGGCGGGCACTCCTCGTGGAGGGCGCGATGGGCAAGGGCCGCGAGGAGGCCGCCCGCGCGGCGCGGCTGGCGGCCACGGCGGGCGACCGGAGCACCGAGTTGCTGGCCCTGTCCTTCCAGGCCCAGATGGAGACCCTGATGGGGCACCCCGAGGCCCCGGCGACCCTGGAGAAGGCCCTCGCGGAACCGCAGGACCTGCGGGTCGCCGTCGACCACAACGGCGCCGGTGCCACCCGTTTCCGCTGGCTGATCATGAGCGACCAGCTCACGGACGCCCGGGTCTCGATCACCCGGCTGCTGGGCGAGGTGCGCAGGCGCGGCATCGTCGAGAGCGAGGTGCACTTCCTGCGCGGGCTCGCGGAGACCGAACTGCGTGCCGGGCACTGCGGCAGGGCGCTCGACCTCGCGCACGAGAGTCTGCGGCTCGCCCGGGACACCGGGATCGGCGAGGCCGCGGGCAACATGTTCACCTCGCTCGCCGAGGCCGCCGGCGGTGATGTGCACCGGGCGCTGGTGCTGGCCGGGGACGCGGTGCGGCGGGCCGAGGACGACGGCGACCTGATCTATCTCTCGCGGGCCCTGGGCGCGCTCGGGCACGCCCAGTTGGTGGCCGGGGACGCGGTCGGCACGGTCCGCTCCCTACGCCGGGCGCGGGAGTCGGAGCAGCGGCTCGGCATCTCCGATCCCGCGCGGGGCCGCTGGCACGGCGACCTCGCCGAGGCGCTGGTCCTCGTGGGCGAGCCGGCGGAGGCGCAGGACGTCATCACGGCCACGCGCGAGCACGCGGTACGGCTGCGGCGGGCGAGCGTACTGGCCGTACTGGACCGTGCCGAGGCCCTGGTGAAGGCCGCGACCGGACAACACGAGGCGGCGGAACGGCAGTTGACGTCGGCGCAGGACCGGCTGGCGCAGCTCGGCTACGGACTCGAAGAGGCCCGGGCCGCGTTCGCGCTGGCGCGGCTGCGCGCGGAGCGGTCGGGGCGGGGCTCGTACGACGAGGCGGCGCGGCTGTTCCGGCGCTGCCGGGCGATGCCGTGGCTGCGCCAACTGGACGCGGTCGCCGCGGCCGACTCGGCGCCCGCCGCCTCCGTCTCCCCCGGCGTCTCCGCTCCGACGGCGCCCGAGTCGGTGCTGCCGCATCTCGACCGGCTGGCCTCGACGGAACGTCAGGTCGCGGCGCTCGTCCTGGAGGGCGCGACGAATCGCGAGATCGCGGCGCGGCTGTTCATCAGCGTGAAGACGGTCGAGGCGACGTTGACGCGCGTCTACCGAAAACTGGGTATCCGCTCGCGGGTGGACATCGTGCGTCTGGCGGCGGGGCGGCACCGGGGGGATTGA
- a CDS encoding helix-turn-helix transcriptional regulator, with protein MATGGADAVELRGALLRLRRETGLAVVFGGLVEPGRAQVRISELNGTTTAALSALAVSSGNGLGGKAVALARPCAVTDYSSSRRISHEYDVAVAAEGLRSVLAVPVVVRRRVRGVLYGALRSAQPLGDRTLAAAVAAARDVEQSLAVRDEAYGLLTAAGAQGAEGMAWERLREAHGALRALAPRVMDPALRAELLSVCGRLAASPGPARTAGSAQPGVRVRLTPRELDVLSCVAVGMTNAGAGERLGLRAETVKAYLRSAMRKLGAHTRLEAVVAARRAGLLP; from the coding sequence GTGGCAACTGGCGGCGCCGATGCGGTGGAGCTGCGCGGCGCGCTGCTGCGGCTGCGGCGGGAGACGGGGCTCGCCGTCGTCTTCGGCGGGCTGGTCGAACCGGGTCGCGCGCAGGTCCGTATCAGCGAGCTGAACGGCACCACGACGGCCGCTCTGAGCGCGCTCGCGGTGTCCTCGGGCAACGGTCTGGGCGGCAAGGCGGTCGCTCTCGCCCGGCCGTGCGCCGTGACGGACTACTCCTCGTCCCGGCGGATCAGCCACGAGTACGACGTCGCGGTCGCCGCGGAGGGACTGCGCTCCGTCCTCGCGGTGCCCGTCGTCGTACGCCGCCGGGTGCGCGGTGTCCTGTACGGCGCCCTGCGCTCGGCCCAGCCCCTGGGCGACCGCACGCTGGCCGCGGCGGTGGCGGCGGCCCGGGACGTGGAGCAGTCACTGGCCGTACGGGACGAGGCGTACGGCCTGCTGACGGCGGCGGGGGCTCAGGGGGCGGAAGGTATGGCCTGGGAGCGGCTCCGGGAGGCGCACGGTGCGCTGCGCGCGCTGGCCCCGCGCGTCATGGACCCGGCGCTGCGGGCCGAACTGCTCTCGGTCTGCGGGAGGCTCGCGGCCTCGCCGGGACCCGCGCGGACGGCCGGGTCGGCGCAGCCGGGGGTGCGGGTCCGGCTCACCCCGCGTGAGCTGGACGTTCTCAGCTGTGTGGCCGTCGGCATGACCAACGCGGGGGCCGGCGAGCGGCTCGGGCTGCGCGCGGAGACGGTGAAGGCGTATCTGCGGTCGGCGATGCGCAAGCTCGGGGCCCATACGCGGCTGGAGGCCGTGGTGGCAGCGCGGCGGGCGGGGCTGCTGCCGTGA
- a CDS encoding AMP-binding protein, with the protein MTTPPTTPAQPTPTPTESFRAARDFLLAHREDYTGAYEGFSWPRPEYFNWALDWFDVIAAGNYRTALHIVEEDGCETELSFAELSMRSDRVAVWLRELGVRAGDRILVMLGNQAELWETALAAMKLRAVVIPATPLLGPADLRDRVERGRVRHVIVRAEDTAKFEEVPGDYTRIAVGTVDSGGEGKGVGGGGGGRAGWHAYEEVHGRGFEPFTPDAPTRADDPLMLYFTSGTTARPKLVEHTHVSYPVGHLATMYWIGLKPGDVHLNIASPGWAKHAWSNLFAPWNAEATVFIHHYTRFDAGRLMAEIERVGVTTFCAPPTVWRMLIQADLSRLRTPPREVVAAGEPLNPEVIEQVRRAWGVTIRDGFGQTETAVQVSNSPGQPLKTGSMGRPSPGYRVELLDPVTGAPGAAEGEIALDLSARPVGVMTGYHGDPDRTAEAMADGYYRTGDIGSRDADGYVTYVGRSDDVFKASDYKISPFELESALLEHEAVAEAAVVPAPDALRLAVPKAYIVPAEGWEPGPDTAKVLFEHSRTVLAPYKRIRRLEFGELPKTVSGKIRRIELREATAAGSDAEYREEDFR; encoded by the coding sequence ATGACGACGCCGCCGACGACGCCGGCCCAGCCCACGCCCACGCCCACGGAGAGCTTCCGCGCGGCCCGGGACTTCCTGCTGGCGCACCGCGAGGACTACACGGGAGCCTACGAGGGCTTCTCCTGGCCCCGCCCGGAGTACTTCAACTGGGCACTCGACTGGTTCGACGTCATCGCGGCCGGCAACTACCGGACCGCGCTGCACATCGTCGAGGAGGACGGCTGCGAGACCGAGCTGTCCTTCGCCGAGCTGTCCATGCGCTCCGACCGGGTCGCGGTCTGGCTGCGCGAGCTGGGGGTCCGCGCCGGTGACCGCATCCTGGTCATGCTCGGCAACCAGGCCGAGCTGTGGGAGACCGCGCTGGCCGCGATGAAACTGCGTGCCGTGGTCATCCCCGCCACCCCGCTGCTGGGCCCGGCCGACCTGCGCGACCGCGTCGAACGGGGCCGGGTCCGGCACGTCATCGTGCGCGCCGAGGACACGGCGAAGTTCGAGGAGGTGCCCGGGGACTACACACGTATCGCCGTCGGAACGGTCGACAGTGGTGGCGAGGGCAAGGGCGTGGGCGGTGGCGGAGGGGGACGCGCGGGCTGGCACGCCTACGAGGAGGTCCACGGCCGCGGCTTCGAGCCCTTCACGCCGGACGCTCCGACCCGGGCGGACGACCCGCTGATGCTCTACTTCACCTCGGGCACCACCGCCCGCCCCAAACTCGTCGAGCACACCCATGTCTCGTACCCCGTCGGCCACCTCGCGACCATGTACTGGATCGGTCTCAAGCCCGGTGACGTGCATCTGAACATCGCCTCGCCCGGCTGGGCCAAGCACGCCTGGTCGAACCTCTTCGCCCCCTGGAACGCGGAGGCGACCGTCTTCATCCACCACTACACGCGCTTCGACGCGGGCCGGCTGATGGCGGAGATCGAGCGGGTCGGCGTGACGACGTTCTGCGCGCCGCCCACCGTGTGGCGCATGCTCATCCAGGCCGACCTGAGCCGGCTGCGTACGCCGCCGCGCGAGGTCGTCGCCGCCGGCGAACCGCTCAACCCCGAGGTCATCGAGCAGGTGCGCAGGGCCTGGGGCGTCACGATCAGGGACGGTTTCGGGCAGACCGAGACGGCCGTCCAGGTGTCCAACAGCCCCGGTCAACCGCTGAAGACGGGGTCGATGGGCCGACCGAGCCCCGGCTACCGCGTCGAACTCCTCGACCCGGTGACGGGCGCCCCGGGCGCGGCCGAGGGCGAGATCGCGCTCGACCTGTCCGCGCGCCCCGTGGGCGTGATGACCGGCTACCACGGCGACCCCGACCGCACGGCCGAGGCGATGGCGGACGGCTACTACCGCACCGGGGACATCGGCTCGCGCGACGCCGACGGCTACGTCACCTACGTGGGCCGCAGCGACGACGTGTTCAAGGCCAGCGACTACAAGATCAGTCCCTTCGAGCTGGAGAGCGCACTCCTGGAGCACGAGGCCGTCGCGGAGGCCGCCGTCGTGCCGGCGCCGGACGCACTGCGGCTCGCGGTCCCGAAGGCGTACATCGTGCCGGCCGAGGGCTGGGAGCCGGGTCCGGACACCGCGAAGGTGCTCTTCGAGCACTCGCGCACGGTCCTCGCCCCGTACAAGCGCATCCGCAGGCTGGAGTTCGGCGAGCTGCCCAAGACCGTGTCCGGGAAGATCCGGCGCATCGAGCTGCGCGAGGCCACGGCGGCGGGGTCCGACGCCGAGTACCGCGAGGAGGACTTCCGATGA
- a CDS encoding AMP-binding protein, whose amino-acid sequence MTDPVTDPVTEPVTEQTGTGLQTRTQLSYAHGVSGTGLLGDTIGVSLDRAVRRWPDREVLVDLPSGRRWTYARFAADVDRLACALLASGVAKGDRVGIWAVNCPEWVLVQYATARIGAVMVNINPAYRTHEVEYVLKQAGVSLLFASLSHRTSDYRAMVSQVRGACPELREAVYVGDPTWDALLDRATPELSAQLPSLARELSCDDPINIQYTSGTTGFPKGATLSHHNILNNGYFVGEAIACTERDRICVPVPFYHCFGMVMGNLAATSHGACIVIPAPSFEPAATLRAVQQERCTALYGVPTMFIAELNLPDFAEYDLSSLRTGIMAGSPCPVEVMKRVVSEMHMAEVSICYGMTETSPVSLQTRRDDDLEHRTGTVGRVLPHIEVKVVDPATGVTLPRGSAGELCTRGYSVMLGYWDEPERTAEAVDAGRWMHTGDLAVMLDDGYVQIVGRIKDMIIRGGENIYPREIEEFLYGHPKIADVQVVGVAHERYGEEVLACVIPRDPEDPPTLDELRSFCEDRLAHYKTPTRLRVMESFPMTVSGKVRKIELRQQPHQDH is encoded by the coding sequence ATGACGGACCCGGTGACGGACCCGGTGACCGAACCGGTGACCGAGCAGACGGGCACAGGGCTACAGACGCGCACACAGCTTTCGTACGCGCACGGGGTGAGCGGCACCGGCCTGCTCGGGGACACGATCGGGGTCAGCCTCGACCGGGCGGTGCGCCGTTGGCCGGACCGCGAGGTGCTCGTCGACCTGCCCTCGGGGCGGCGCTGGACGTACGCCCGCTTCGCCGCGGACGTCGACCGGCTGGCGTGCGCGCTGCTCGCGAGCGGCGTCGCCAAGGGCGACCGGGTGGGCATCTGGGCGGTCAACTGCCCCGAGTGGGTGCTCGTCCAGTACGCCACCGCGCGCATCGGCGCGGTCATGGTGAACATCAACCCGGCGTACCGCACCCACGAGGTCGAGTACGTCCTCAAGCAGGCGGGCGTCTCGCTGCTGTTCGCCTCCCTCAGCCACCGGACGAGCGACTACCGGGCGATGGTCAGCCAAGTGCGCGGCGCCTGCCCGGAGTTGCGGGAGGCCGTGTACGTCGGGGACCCGACCTGGGACGCGCTGCTGGACCGCGCCACACCGGAGCTGAGCGCACAACTTCCTTCGCTGGCACGTGAGTTGTCCTGTGACGACCCCATCAACATCCAGTACACGTCGGGCACGACCGGGTTCCCCAAGGGGGCCACCCTCTCCCACCACAACATCCTCAACAACGGCTACTTCGTGGGCGAGGCGATCGCCTGCACCGAGCGGGACCGTATCTGCGTACCGGTGCCGTTCTACCACTGCTTCGGCATGGTCATGGGCAATCTGGCAGCCACTTCGCACGGCGCCTGCATCGTGATCCCGGCGCCCTCCTTCGAGCCCGCGGCGACGCTCCGGGCGGTGCAGCAGGAGCGCTGCACCGCGCTGTACGGCGTACCGACGATGTTCATCGCGGAGCTGAACCTCCCGGACTTCGCGGAGTACGACCTCTCCTCCCTGCGGACCGGGATCATGGCGGGTTCGCCCTGCCCGGTCGAGGTGATGAAGCGGGTGGTCTCCGAGATGCACATGGCGGAGGTGTCCATCTGCTACGGCATGACCGAGACCTCGCCCGTGTCCCTCCAGACGCGCCGGGACGACGACCTGGAGCACCGCACCGGCACGGTCGGGCGCGTCCTGCCGCACATCGAGGTCAAGGTGGTCGACCCGGCGACGGGGGTGACCCTGCCGCGCGGCTCCGCGGGCGAGCTGTGCACGCGGGGCTACAGCGTGATGCTCGGCTACTGGGACGAGCCGGAGAGGACCGCCGAGGCCGTCGACGCGGGGCGGTGGATGCACACCGGGGACCTGGCGGTGATGCTCGACGACGGATACGTGCAGATCGTCGGCCGGATCAAGGACATGATCATCCGGGGCGGCGAGAACATCTACCCGCGTGAGATCGAGGAGTTCCTGTACGGGCACCCGAAGATCGCCGACGTGCAGGTGGTCGGCGTGGCGCACGAGCGGTACGGCGAGGAGGTGCTGGCCTGCGTCATCCCGCGCGACCCCGAGGACCCGCCGACGCTCGACGAACTGCGCTCCTTCTGCGAGGACCGCCTGGCCCACTACAAGACACCCACCCGCCTGCGCGTCATGGAGTCGTTCCCGATGACGGTATCGGGCAAGGTACGCAAGATCGAACTCCGCCAACAACCCCACCAGGACCACTGA
- a CDS encoding NACHT domain-containing protein: MRVRLHSAHARRRMWFAVCAVALAALAAILRFWWQDSATAGVLLTALGAFMSVAALMADVLRGDTTARPDGAGPHRRRAVEELAEAVREQWAAEARLRRLQDPAPLEVDWTLADRRLADHPYNIPPGAALPRPRAGGDARGPADPATADPATADPVIADPATAGPAPASAPPGPRVVVLGEPGSGKSVLAMRYVLDRLAARREGGPVPVILPLASWDPLRTPLRDWLAARLAADYRPLAAQADDRRTLARVLVDTGLVAPVLDGFDELPRPARATAVRRINAELDPGAPLLLTSRGDAWAAAVDEGDVLTGAEVVELRPLDLVRAGTHLERSARPLRATADGVPHTVWTPVLRKLAERPDLPLAKALTTPLMVALARTVYGDTSRDPAPLLDARRFPTVAAVEEHLLEAFVPAAFADAGPRAAAEATRRLTVLARGLHRRGTGRLAWWELESLAPRTLALYAPGLLALAVLSLLLVPVTLARAADDLVGLEDVLSLVAVLVGQTLGFAFGVRYLLPSGRRGRGGRGGRGEPRGRGETDGPDRRFRRRQALITTGVSALVWAGYAYFDDLRFGFRFGGVTDGWMPDLLAGFLFSQLFTLFLGIAGLTRRPTPLGLPWSGVMSRVAARLGGAALAAAGTVTAGVALLGREGNPWTVLLGTTCAVAGTALMASGTSRGGQEGAHTPRAGRIVRRFVTGTVRGTAAAMLIGIASCTAGGFAAVGVTALKSRTAADLRDREIDGWSFSERAGVRSAATERTLRGGLLLPGDGARPVAYAGAARPPNCTMPLLPRRRCVDFVSRRTVFESRDGDVVARITSGAGPRTTAVHPTNLRSVLPDKGRDWLTQGPATGVLVRDLPPVLVAGLLVGVVGGCVCGVYRALSVPSDLMRAASPGLSLRTDRTASLTRGGMVALLVACVCVPVVATPGDWGGLVHLGTQLWLPLGTAALALSAWGRFLVARSWLAVTGQLPWRLMAFLDEAHQRGVLRQSGAGFEFRHLRLQAQLAAGPTAGVVAARSPGSRGVPDVPDAPDMDEGFDVHHRTP, from the coding sequence ATGCGAGTCCGATTGCACAGCGCGCACGCGCGCAGACGCATGTGGTTCGCCGTATGCGCGGTGGCACTCGCGGCGCTGGCCGCGATCCTGCGCTTCTGGTGGCAGGACTCCGCCACCGCCGGCGTCCTGCTGACGGCGCTCGGCGCCTTCATGTCGGTCGCGGCGCTGATGGCCGACGTCCTGCGCGGCGACACCACCGCGCGCCCGGACGGCGCCGGGCCGCACCGGCGCCGCGCCGTCGAGGAACTCGCCGAGGCCGTACGGGAACAGTGGGCCGCCGAGGCACGGCTGCGACGCCTCCAGGACCCGGCGCCGCTGGAGGTGGACTGGACCCTCGCGGACCGCCGCCTGGCCGACCATCCGTACAACATCCCACCCGGCGCCGCGCTGCCCCGCCCCCGCGCGGGCGGCGACGCCCGGGGCCCCGCGGACCCGGCCACCGCGGACCCGGCCACCGCGGACCCGGTGATCGCGGACCCGGCCACCGCGGGCCCCGCCCCCGCCTCCGCCCCGCCGGGCCCCCGCGTCGTGGTCCTGGGCGAGCCAGGCTCGGGCAAGAGCGTGCTGGCCATGCGGTACGTCCTCGACCGGCTCGCGGCCCGCCGGGAGGGCGGACCGGTCCCGGTGATCCTCCCGCTCGCCTCCTGGGACCCCCTGCGCACACCGCTGCGCGACTGGCTCGCGGCCCGGCTCGCCGCCGACTACCGGCCGCTGGCCGCCCAGGCGGACGACCGGCGCACCCTGGCCCGCGTCCTGGTCGACACGGGCCTGGTGGCACCGGTCCTCGACGGCTTCGACGAACTGCCCCGCCCCGCCCGCGCGACGGCCGTACGCCGGATCAACGCCGAACTCGACCCGGGCGCGCCCCTGCTGCTGACCAGCCGCGGCGACGCCTGGGCCGCCGCGGTGGACGAGGGCGACGTACTCACCGGCGCCGAGGTGGTGGAGCTGCGGCCCCTGGACCTCGTACGGGCCGGGACGCATCTGGAGCGTTCGGCGCGGCCGTTGCGGGCGACGGCGGACGGCGTCCCCCACACCGTGTGGACCCCGGTGCTGCGGAAACTGGCGGAACGCCCCGACCTGCCGCTCGCCAAGGCGCTCACCACACCCCTGATGGTCGCCCTGGCCCGCACGGTCTACGGCGACACCTCCCGCGACCCCGCCCCGCTGCTCGACGCACGGCGCTTCCCCACGGTGGCGGCGGTGGAGGAGCACCTCCTGGAGGCGTTCGTACCCGCGGCGTTCGCGGACGCCGGGCCGAGAGCCGCCGCCGAGGCCACCCGGCGGCTCACCGTGCTGGCCCGGGGGCTGCACCGCCGTGGCACGGGCCGGCTGGCCTGGTGGGAGCTGGAGTCGCTGGCGCCACGGACCCTCGCGCTGTACGCGCCGGGCCTGCTGGCCCTCGCCGTACTGTCCTTACTCCTGGTGCCGGTGACCCTGGCCCGCGCGGCCGACGATCTGGTCGGTCTGGAGGACGTGCTGTCCCTGGTCGCCGTGCTCGTCGGCCAGACCCTGGGGTTCGCGTTCGGGGTCCGCTACCTGCTGCCGTCCGGACGACGGGGCCGAGGGGGGCGAGGGGGACGAGGGGAGCCGCGGGGACGCGGGGAGACGGACGGCCCGGACCGGCGGTTCCGGCGACGGCAGGCGCTCATCACCACCGGGGTGAGCGCGCTGGTGTGGGCGGGCTACGCGTACTTCGACGATCTGCGCTTCGGGTTCCGCTTCGGCGGGGTCACCGACGGCTGGATGCCGGATCTGCTCGCCGGATTCCTGTTCTCGCAGTTGTTCACACTGTTCCTCGGCATCGCGGGACTGACCCGCCGCCCGACCCCGCTCGGACTGCCCTGGAGCGGGGTCATGAGCAGGGTGGCGGCCCGGCTGGGCGGGGCCGCGCTGGCGGCGGCCGGAACGGTCACGGCGGGCGTGGCCCTGCTGGGCCGGGAAGGCAACCCGTGGACCGTGCTGCTCGGCACCACCTGCGCGGTGGCGGGCACCGCCCTCATGGCGAGCGGAACGAGCCGGGGCGGCCAGGAGGGGGCGCACACCCCGCGTGCGGGACGGATCGTCCGCCGGTTCGTGACGGGCACGGTCCGGGGAACCGCCGCGGCGATGCTGATCGGGATCGCCTCCTGCACCGCGGGAGGGTTCGCGGCGGTGGGCGTGACCGCGCTCAAGTCCCGTACGGCGGCGGATCTGAGGGACCGGGAGATCGACGGCTGGTCCTTCTCCGAGCGGGCCGGCGTGCGCAGCGCCGCCACGGAACGGACCCTGCGGGGCGGTCTGCTGCTGCCGGGGGACGGCGCGCGTCCGGTGGCCTACGCCGGAGCGGCCCGGCCGCCGAACTGCACGATGCCCCTGCTGCCCCGGCGCCGGTGCGTGGACTTCGTGTCCCGGCGGACGGTCTTCGAGTCGCGGGACGGTGACGTTGTCGCGCGCATCACCTCGGGTGCCGGTCCCCGTACGACGGCCGTCCATCCGACGAACCTGCGGTCGGTCCTGCCGGACAAGGGCCGGGACTGGCTGACCCAGGGGCCGGCGACGGGCGTACTGGTCCGGGATCTGCCGCCGGTGCTCGTCGCGGGCCTGCTGGTCGGTGTGGTGGGCGGCTGCGTGTGCGGGGTCTACCGGGCGCTCAGCGTGCCGTCGGACCTGATGCGCGCGGCGAGCCCCGGTCTCTCTCTGCGCACCGACCGGACCGCGTCCCTGACCCGGGGCGGGATGGTGGCCCTGCTCGTGGCCTGTGTCTGCGTGCCCGTCGTGGCGACGCCCGGCGACTGGGGCGGCCTGGTGCATCTGGGTACGCAACTGTGGTTGCCGCTGGGCACGGCGGCGCTGGCGTTGAGCGCCTGGGGACGCTTCCTCGTCGCGCGCAGCTGGCTGGCGGTGACCGGTCAACTGCCTTGGCGGCTCATGGCGTTCCTGGACGAGGCGCACCAACGGGGTGTGCTGCGCCAGTCGGGGGCGGGCTTCGAGTTCCGCCATCTCCGGCTCCAGGCGCAACTGGCCGCCGGGCCGACGGCGGGGGTGGTGGCGGCCCGGTCCCCGGGATCCAGGGGAGTGCCGGACGTGCCCGACGCCCCGGACATGGACGAGGGCTTCGACGTCCACCACCGCACGCCCTAG